The following are from one region of the Aquirufa lenticrescens genome:
- a CDS encoding DUF6370 family protein, producing MKKLLLFFMLSSFVTVAQTKPVGKLDPTKPILVLETSCGSCNFEMPRKDCFLAVKFEGKAYAVQGTSIDDHGDAHDEKGFCNAIRKAKVQGSVKGDQFVVTYFELLKTE from the coding sequence ATGAAAAAGCTCCTTTTATTCTTCATGTTATCTTCTTTTGTGACTGTTGCACAAACGAAGCCGGTTGGGAAACTAGATCCCACTAAACCTATTTTAGTCCTAGAAACCTCTTGTGGGTCCTGTAATTTTGAGATGCCAAGGAAAGACTGTTTCCTAGCTGTAAAATTTGAAGGAAAGGCCTATGCTGTGCAAGGAACTTCTATCGATGATCACGGAGATGCACACGATGAGAAGGGATTTTGCAACGCGATTCGGAAGGCTAAAGTGCAAGGTAGCGTGAAGGGAGATCAATTTGTTGTTACCTATTTTGAACTATTGAAAACAGAATAG
- a CDS encoding TonB-dependent receptor domain-containing protein has translation MKKSLLFLLLFGFHAFSQSSIQSRIVDKKAPVEFVNVLLYSASDSVKILKYATTDSAGVFKLSGLAAGKYVLKTQMMGFVSTKIPVSLLESQALHLDDISLQTDSKMLSAVEVLSQKELVQKTTQGFIVKAKDNLTQAGGSATDLLKSIPTVVVDAEGAITVRGKGPLILINGRTSGISSTDLIPASSVESVEIINNPSAQYDADSEGGIINITLKKAAKSGTNVSASVGGGFGAKGRGSAAFSLNRSVGKWNVGLSYDMRFSERTRKANTTRTSFDQPLDYLLLQNRNDIRTESTQNVKFNVDYAASSHDQFNFEILSNIEGQDNDEVLGSQFSTQLGAFNSRNIRESIELEKGLAVEFAGTYKHLFADKKEKLIINASTFFGRDNQDTDINTKSLTESGTSYGSTFLQRTYSYAKPQMTNVKVDYAKPISSSTTLETGYKGIYRANNIDFQNQTFIGSGYVKNPAVSNIFDFKEQIHAAYLQIKSEPSASFKYDIGLRAEKVMNEGTSISNSSISFQRDYFNLFPTANFAYFVNKSDFLKFSYSRRINRPGLGELNPMIDITDSLNQHGGNPYLKPELVNAFEVGYNKEGEGWSLSSSAFYRLSNNIIRTYIDLKPNGVAITTPQNFGNATTYGVEEILDWSPTKFWSVNTSLSLFDQKIDGNVVSRDVANEVVSWYGKMIHNFTLSKQSKLQIIGAYNAPTAMAQGTRMAVYNVDLGFQTKILKGKGGLGIVISDVFNMQSSGWDLSAANFALNRKMKVDTRAVFVTFAYSFANIFKESLLDNLFSNN, from the coding sequence ATGAAGAAATCACTACTTTTTTTACTGCTTTTCGGATTTCACGCTTTCTCGCAAAGCTCCATTCAATCGCGCATCGTCGATAAAAAGGCGCCGGTTGAATTCGTGAATGTGCTCTTGTACAGCGCATCGGATTCAGTGAAAATTCTGAAATACGCGACCACCGATAGTGCTGGGGTATTTAAATTATCCGGTTTAGCAGCAGGGAAATATGTCTTGAAAACCCAGATGATGGGCTTTGTGTCGACCAAAATTCCAGTGTCATTGTTGGAATCACAGGCTTTACATTTGGACGATATTTCGCTACAAACGGATAGCAAGATGTTATCCGCTGTGGAAGTACTTTCTCAGAAGGAGTTAGTCCAAAAAACAACCCAAGGTTTCATCGTAAAAGCGAAGGATAATTTAACGCAAGCCGGCGGTTCTGCGACAGATTTATTAAAGAGTATTCCGACTGTCGTAGTTGATGCTGAAGGAGCGATTACGGTGCGCGGAAAGGGCCCACTCATTTTGATTAATGGGCGCACCTCTGGGATTTCATCGACCGATTTAATTCCGGCCAGTAGCGTGGAAAGTGTGGAAATTATTAACAATCCATCAGCTCAATATGACGCAGATTCAGAAGGTGGGATTATTAACATTACTTTGAAAAAGGCGGCGAAGAGTGGTACGAATGTGTCGGCTTCTGTGGGTGGCGGTTTTGGCGCGAAAGGCCGCGGGAGTGCTGCATTTAGCCTCAATCGATCAGTCGGAAAGTGGAATGTAGGACTATCCTATGACATGCGTTTTTCTGAAAGGACTCGTAAGGCGAACACGACGCGGACGAGTTTTGATCAGCCTTTGGATTATTTATTGCTTCAAAACCGGAATGATATCCGCACGGAAAGTACGCAGAATGTAAAGTTCAACGTAGACTATGCGGCATCGTCGCACGACCAATTCAATTTTGAGATTTTATCGAATATCGAAGGACAGGATAACGATGAAGTTTTGGGATCCCAATTCTCCACCCAATTAGGCGCATTTAACTCGCGGAATATCCGGGAATCCATCGAATTAGAGAAAGGATTGGCCGTGGAATTTGCGGGGACTTACAAGCATTTGTTTGCCGATAAAAAGGAGAAATTAATCATTAACGCGAGTACCTTTTTTGGTCGTGATAATCAAGATACGGACATCAATACAAAGTCATTGACGGAAAGTGGAACGAGCTACGGCTCCACATTTTTACAGCGCACCTACAGCTATGCAAAGCCGCAAATGACTAATGTTAAAGTGGATTATGCTAAACCAATTTCTTCTTCTACCACTCTTGAAACAGGGTATAAAGGAATTTACAGAGCGAACAATATCGACTTCCAAAACCAAACTTTTATCGGTTCTGGCTATGTGAAAAATCCGGCTGTGAGTAATATTTTTGACTTCAAAGAACAAATTCATGCGGCCTATTTGCAGATCAAATCAGAACCGTCCGCTTCATTCAAATACGATATCGGCTTGCGCGCGGAGAAAGTGATGAACGAAGGAACCTCGATTTCTAATTCGTCCATTTCGTTTCAACGTGACTATTTCAACCTATTCCCCACAGCGAATTTTGCTTATTTCGTAAACAAATCGGACTTCCTGAAATTCAGTTATAGCCGCCGCATTAACCGCCCCGGTTTAGGGGAGTTAAATCCAATGATTGACATCACCGATTCCTTGAATCAGCACGGCGGAAATCCGTATTTGAAACCGGAATTAGTGAATGCGTTCGAGGTAGGATACAACAAAGAGGGAGAGGGCTGGAGTTTATCTAGCAGCGCCTTTTATCGTCTATCGAATAACATCATTCGCACCTATATTGATTTGAAGCCGAATGGAGTAGCCATAACTACGCCGCAAAACTTTGGCAACGCAACGACGTACGGAGTGGAGGAGATTCTGGACTGGTCTCCGACCAAATTTTGGAGTGTGAATACGAGCCTCTCGCTTTTTGACCAAAAGATTGATGGCAATGTCGTAAGCAGGGATGTGGCAAATGAAGTGGTGAGTTGGTATGGTAAAATGATTCACAACTTTACGCTTTCGAAGCAATCTAAATTGCAAATCATTGGTGCTTATAACGCGCCCACGGCTATGGCTCAAGGTACGAGAATGGCTGTCTATAATGTGGATTTAGGCTTCCAAACTAAGATTCTAAAAGGCAAGGGTGGCTTAGGAATTGTAATCAGCGACGTCTTTAATATGCAAAGCAGCGGATGGGACCTTTCGGCGGCTAATTTTGCATTGAACAGAAAGATGAAAGTAGATACACGCGCGGTATTTGTCACGTTCGCTTATTCTTTTGCGAACATTTTCAAGGAATCATTATTGGATAATTTATTCTCTAATAACTAG
- a CDS encoding multidrug effflux MFS transporter has translation MPNSANRTKIILILGILSAIGPLSIDMYLPAFKNIALALNCSQEQMGYTLSSFFFGICMGQLISGPLLDHFGRKNVLYIGLSVYVLSSIACAFSTSVEMLVVFRLFQALGGSVGMVAPNAVIRETFEEKERPKIMSLMILILGVSPILAPSLGSLLLTIASWKAIFLVLAFILLVIIFLIKSWLPEKTNREHSGPFRISTIMKAYKALFKEKEYLVFAFTGAIGAGSIFTYVGGAPLTFLTYYGVDESKFGFIFAIVASGIISASQLNRVVLKRYSSLQILKVTLPTQLILGILLSVLAKMEWLSMEVNIGLLFLIMGCQGFNFPNVATLALKPFHRGAGTASAMLGSIQMAWGAVCATLVGLLFDGTPFTMAIIIVGCAVLANTILFGIGRRFI, from the coding sequence ATGCCCAATTCTGCGAACCGCACGAAAATCATCTTAATCCTTGGAATCTTGTCGGCGATTGGACCTTTGTCCATCGACATGTATTTACCTGCTTTCAAAAACATCGCCCTCGCGCTGAATTGTTCACAGGAACAAATGGGGTATACACTATCTAGTTTCTTCTTTGGTATATGCATGGGGCAACTAATAAGTGGTCCTTTATTAGATCATTTTGGTCGCAAAAATGTGCTATATATCGGCCTTTCAGTCTATGTATTGAGTTCTATTGCCTGTGCTTTTTCGACTTCGGTGGAAATGTTAGTCGTTTTCCGTTTGTTCCAAGCGCTAGGCGGAAGTGTAGGAATGGTCGCACCTAATGCGGTGATTCGCGAAACGTTTGAGGAGAAAGAAAGGCCTAAAATCATGTCATTAATGATTCTGATATTAGGTGTTTCACCTATTTTAGCTCCATCTTTAGGTAGTTTATTATTGACGATTGCTAGCTGGAAAGCCATCTTTTTAGTCTTAGCATTCATCCTATTAGTAATCATTTTCTTGATCAAATCTTGGTTGCCAGAAAAGACCAATCGCGAACACAGTGGTCCGTTCCGAATCTCCACCATTATGAAAGCCTATAAGGCGTTATTCAAAGAGAAAGAATACTTGGTTTTTGCCTTTACAGGCGCCATTGGTGCGGGTAGTATTTTTACCTATGTGGGTGGAGCGCCCCTCACTTTCTTAACGTATTACGGCGTAGATGAGTCCAAATTTGGTTTCATTTTCGCAATCGTTGCCTCCGGTATTATTTCAGCGAGTCAATTGAATCGCGTCGTTTTAAAAAGGTATTCGAGCTTGCAAATTTTGAAAGTGACCTTGCCTACACAATTAATCTTAGGCATTTTATTATCCGTTTTAGCGAAAATGGAATGGCTATCCATGGAAGTAAACATTGGTCTTTTGTTCCTGATTATGGGTTGCCAAGGGTTCAATTTTCCTAACGTAGCAACCCTTGCGCTAAAACCTTTCCATCGGGGTGCCGGAACAGCTTCTGCAATGCTGGGCTCTATTCAAATGGCTTGGGGCGCAGTTTGTGCTACTTTAGTGGGTTTGCTTTTTGATGGCACACCATTCACGATGGCGATTATAATCGTGGGCTGTGCGGTATTAGCGAACACGATTTTATTCGGAATTGGACGAAGATTTATCTAG
- a CDS encoding TolC family protein has product MKNKLFIFLLMSFAGFAQTPVLYPEAFLKIVQTYHPLAKQASIGVQKSEAQILQARGGFDPILSHYSTQKTFDGKNYYEYHAPELSIPTWYGIELSSGMENLGGSRLNPSQTLGETSYIGISVPLAKNLFMDQRRASLQQAKLMNKMAIQQQRSALNDLFSDAMASYWNWVKSVRVFKIVDQNRKIAEARVSFVKRSVELGERPAVDTLEATTQLQFFDNLYQAKWVERENARLSLSVYLWQENNTPQELPSEVQPAEVTNEFAWIADLDLNLSSLLEKAYANHPDLSAYQYKIEGLQVEKKLKFQSLLPKLDVSYNALSKGLTPSLETRPLFENNYQYGFKFEMPLRLSKGRADYALAKLKIQEESLNLAQKKQQIQVKVSSYFNQVEALKKQIQTQEKALQNYQALVKAEETRFAQGESSLFLINSRETKAMEAAEKLTELKAYLFKTIYALQASAGVLI; this is encoded by the coding sequence ATGAAAAATAAACTATTTATCTTCTTGCTGATGAGCTTTGCAGGCTTTGCTCAAACGCCGGTATTATATCCAGAAGCGTTTTTGAAAATCGTGCAAACCTATCACCCGCTTGCCAAGCAAGCAAGCATTGGTGTGCAAAAATCAGAGGCACAAATCCTGCAAGCTAGAGGTGGTTTTGATCCCATCTTGAGTCACTACAGTACGCAAAAAACGTTTGACGGGAAGAACTATTACGAGTACCACGCACCCGAATTAAGCATCCCTACTTGGTACGGTATCGAATTGAGTTCTGGTATGGAAAACTTAGGAGGTTCACGCCTAAACCCAAGCCAAACCCTAGGTGAAACCAGCTACATCGGGATCAGCGTTCCCCTTGCAAAGAATCTATTCATGGATCAGCGCAGAGCAAGTTTACAACAAGCGAAGCTGATGAATAAAATGGCGATTCAACAACAAAGAAGCGCCTTAAATGACCTGTTCTCCGATGCGATGGCGTCCTATTGGAATTGGGTAAAAAGTGTGCGCGTTTTTAAAATCGTCGACCAAAATCGGAAGATCGCTGAAGCCCGCGTTTCATTTGTAAAACGGAGTGTAGAATTAGGCGAAAGACCCGCAGTAGATACGCTCGAGGCGACCACGCAGCTCCAGTTTTTTGACAATCTATACCAGGCAAAATGGGTAGAAAGAGAAAATGCGCGATTGTCTCTTTCTGTCTACTTATGGCAAGAGAATAACACCCCGCAGGAGTTGCCTTCAGAGGTGCAACCTGCAGAAGTAACGAATGAATTCGCTTGGATCGCGGACCTTGATTTAAACCTTTCTTCCTTGCTAGAAAAGGCCTATGCAAACCATCCAGATTTAAGCGCTTATCAATACAAAATCGAGGGCTTGCAAGTGGAGAAGAAATTGAAATTCCAAAGCCTATTGCCTAAACTAGATGTAAGCTATAATGCCTTGTCCAAAGGCCTCACGCCAAGTCTGGAGACGCGCCCCTTGTTCGAAAATAATTATCAGTATGGCTTCAAATTTGAAATGCCCCTACGCCTCTCGAAAGGTAGAGCGGACTACGCATTAGCTAAACTAAAAATACAGGAAGAATCCCTAAATTTAGCGCAGAAAAAGCAACAAATTCAGGTAAAAGTTAGCTCGTATTTTAACCAAGTGGAAGCCTTGAAAAAGCAGATCCAAACGCAGGAAAAGGCTTTACAAAACTACCAAGCACTTGTGAAAGCAGAAGAAACCCGTTTTGCACAAGGGGAATCTTCTCTCTTTTTAATCAACAGCCGCGAAACAAAAGCGATGGAAGCGGCAGAGAAATTAACGGAGCTAAAAGCCTATCTATTTAAAACGATCTATGCGTTACAGGCAAGTGCGGGGGTATTAATTTAG
- a CDS encoding HlyD family secretion protein → MEKFKSFNQIYLRDKGPATKPWLIGLGLILLGVLFLPWTQNIRAKGQITSLYQEQKPQKIYSPIAGKISRWWVKEGDFVEQGDTLAKISEIKAEYLDPKLISRTQEQLDAKKGTVSFYEQKVKSTEDQIANLRSSKALKQDQLTNKITALQQKLTGEKAELEAASNEYNLVKDQFERNQKMFKEGLISQTQFQQRNASMQNSLAKKTISENKVNQTLQEIQNTKIELRGVDQEYSEKMNKAEGEKFQSLGMIETGKGEVAKLENQVASYTIRDGMYYILAPQSGQVINAKKAGIGEILKDGEELLTIVPQNTNYAVEMYVRPVDLPLVSPGQEVRFIFDGFPAIIFAGGWPDQSFGTFPGKIRAVENNIDEKGMFRVIVVENPKDKKWPKQIKMGAGAQGIALLNDVPLWYELWRNINGFPADFYTVKKDEK, encoded by the coding sequence ATGGAAAAGTTTAAGTCATTTAATCAGATTTATCTACGCGATAAAGGACCTGCGACGAAGCCTTGGTTAATCGGATTAGGCCTCATTTTATTGGGCGTTTTATTCCTTCCTTGGACGCAAAATATCCGTGCTAAAGGTCAAATCACCAGTCTGTACCAAGAGCAAAAGCCTCAAAAAATTTATAGCCCTATCGCAGGTAAAATCTCGCGCTGGTGGGTAAAAGAAGGAGACTTTGTGGAGCAAGGAGACACCTTAGCAAAAATCTCCGAGATCAAGGCTGAGTATTTAGATCCTAAATTGATTTCTAGAACACAAGAGCAACTGGATGCGAAGAAAGGGACGGTCTCTTTTTATGAGCAAAAAGTGAAGTCAACCGAGGATCAGATTGCGAATCTACGTTCATCCAAGGCTTTAAAACAGGATCAATTAACGAACAAGATCACCGCATTGCAGCAGAAGTTAACCGGAGAAAAAGCCGAACTAGAAGCAGCATCAAATGAGTATAATTTAGTCAAAGACCAATTCGAACGGAACCAAAAAATGTTCAAAGAGGGGTTGATTTCACAGACGCAATTCCAACAACGCAATGCGTCCATGCAGAACTCATTAGCTAAAAAAACCATCTCGGAAAACAAGGTAAATCAAACACTGCAAGAGATTCAAAATACGAAAATTGAATTGCGCGGAGTGGACCAGGAATACAGTGAGAAAATGAACAAAGCGGAAGGGGAAAAATTCCAGAGTTTAGGCATGATCGAAACCGGAAAAGGGGAAGTAGCTAAGCTAGAAAATCAAGTAGCTAGTTATACCATTCGTGACGGAATGTACTACATTTTAGCGCCTCAAAGTGGTCAGGTAATTAATGCGAAAAAGGCGGGTATTGGGGAGATTTTAAAAGATGGGGAAGAGCTTTTAACCATCGTTCCGCAAAACACAAATTATGCGGTAGAGATGTATGTCAGACCAGTCGATTTACCTTTGGTTTCTCCTGGACAAGAGGTCCGGTTTATATTTGATGGTTTCCCAGCGATTATTTTTGCGGGCGGATGGCCAGATCAAAGCTTCGGAACTTTCCCAGGAAAGATTCGTGCGGTGGAAAATAACATAGACGAGAAAGGAATGTTCCGCGTGATCGTAGTGGAAAATCCTAAAGATAAAAAGTGGCCTAAGCAAATTAAGATGGGTGCGGGTGCGCAAGGTATTGCCTTGTTAAATGATGTGCCGCTTTGGTACGAGTTATGGCGAAATATCAATGGCTTTCCAGCTGATTTTTATACCGTAAAAAAAGATGAAAAATAA
- a CDS encoding peptidase domain-containing ABC transporter translates to MQQKSPLKRVQALIQEHKKEITSIYLFSILGGIVNLSLPLGVQTIIGLVMGATMVTSIYVLIFLVVLGVFLMGLFQINQMKIIESIQQKIFAHYAYEFADKIPQLDLKHMDKYHIPEKVNRFFDSLNIQKGFAKLLLDIPVASVQIVFGIILLSLYHPLFIILGVILLLLLGLILYYTSQKGIETSIEESNYKYGVAGFFGEIARTIKTFKFSQGSDLNFIRTDENVSGYLGARTKHFHVLLFQYKSLLFFKVALTTLMLTLGSYLLINQQLNVGEFVAAEIVIMLVIGAVEKLITSLDSAYDVITGLEKLASVTDNPLESGGDLDLNTRVGLEIEMKNFSFEFETGKPVLNSINLHINSGEKIQITGPAGSGKSILMRVLTGNYIDFKGTLLINKVPIKNYNLQSLRKHTGILLQNQEIFGGSVWENISLGNKEISPSLILATANELGFADFLNHFPLGFDTEIEPLGKKTPQTIVRKILLLRALCGDKRLLLLENPWNGLEPAIANQIQTYLKNQTATVIIATNEDALFGKKIEINNGKV, encoded by the coding sequence ATGCAACAAAAAAGTCCATTGAAGCGAGTGCAAGCCCTGATTCAGGAACATAAAAAGGAGATCACATCGATCTACTTGTTTTCGATTTTGGGCGGTATTGTGAATTTGAGTTTGCCTTTGGGTGTACAAACCATCATTGGTTTGGTGATGGGAGCCACGATGGTGACCTCCATTTATGTGCTCATCTTTTTAGTTGTGCTAGGTGTTTTTCTGATGGGTTTGTTCCAAATCAATCAGATGAAAATCATCGAGTCGATACAACAGAAAATCTTCGCTCACTATGCCTATGAATTCGCTGATAAGATCCCGCAATTGGATTTAAAGCATATGGATAAATACCATATTCCTGAGAAGGTGAATCGGTTTTTTGATTCCTTGAATATTCAAAAAGGCTTCGCAAAACTACTTTTAGATATTCCAGTGGCGTCAGTACAAATTGTCTTTGGAATCATTTTATTATCGCTTTACCATCCTTTATTTATCATACTAGGGGTAATTCTGTTACTATTATTAGGCTTGATTTTGTATTATACTTCCCAAAAAGGAATCGAAACAAGTATCGAAGAATCAAACTATAAATACGGAGTGGCTGGATTTTTTGGAGAGATTGCTCGGACGATCAAGACTTTTAAATTTAGCCAAGGTTCTGACCTAAACTTCATCCGCACGGATGAAAATGTGAGCGGTTATTTAGGAGCAAGAACGAAGCATTTTCACGTGCTTTTATTTCAATATAAATCACTTCTATTTTTCAAAGTAGCCTTGACTACGTTGATGTTAACCTTGGGTTCGTATTTATTAATTAACCAGCAATTAAATGTAGGGGAATTTGTCGCAGCAGAAATCGTTATTATGCTAGTCATAGGTGCTGTAGAGAAGCTGATTACGAGCTTAGATAGTGCGTATGATGTGATTACTGGCTTAGAAAAATTAGCGAGTGTGACAGATAATCCATTAGAGTCAGGGGGGGATTTAGACCTAAATACACGTGTGGGATTAGAAATCGAAATGAAGAATTTCAGTTTTGAATTCGAAACTGGAAAGCCGGTATTAAACTCCATTAATTTGCACATTAATTCGGGTGAAAAAATTCAAATCACGGGGCCGGCAGGATCTGGAAAATCGATTTTAATGCGGGTACTAACGGGTAATTATATCGACTTTAAAGGTACCCTTTTAATTAATAAGGTTCCGATTAAAAACTACAACTTACAAAGCCTGAGAAAGCATACGGGGATATTGCTTCAGAACCAGGAGATTTTTGGCGGATCAGTGTGGGAAAATATTAGTTTAGGGAATAAAGAGATTAGTCCTTCGTTAATTTTAGCTACCGCGAATGAATTAGGATTTGCTGATTTTCTAAATCACTTCCCACTTGGATTTGATACGGAGATAGAGCCACTCGGCAAGAAAACTCCACAAACAATTGTGAGAAAAATTTTACTTCTACGCGCACTTTGTGGAGATAAACGATTGCTATTATTAGAAAATCCTTGGAATGGCCTAGAACCAGCTATTGCTAATCAAATCCAAACCTATTTAAAAAACCAAACAGCAACAGTTATTATAGCTACAAATGAGGATGCCCTTTTTGGCAAAAAAATAGAGATCAACAATGGAAAAGTTTAA
- a CDS encoding TetR/AcrR family transcriptional regulator, protein MDYSLSFKVNEKIYLRDPESTELGKQIVKNAIDLIYTLGFEHFTFKKLAKEMNTTEASIYRYFENKHRMLLYILNWYWSYMEYLVVFQLQPLANSKAKLERLVELLTHPLEESEGQSDYNKQYLHQIVITESSKVYLVKEVKEINENAVFKPYKDLCARISELIQSHNSAYAFPHSLSSTLIETAHSQLFFSQHLPKLTDAGKDNKTEFVERYLTDLLFKSLQA, encoded by the coding sequence ATGGATTATTCACTAAGTTTTAAAGTTAACGAAAAGATCTATTTACGGGACCCAGAAAGTACGGAATTAGGAAAGCAGATTGTAAAAAATGCGATTGACCTAATTTATACCTTGGGGTTTGAACATTTTACATTCAAGAAATTAGCGAAGGAAATGAACACGACGGAGGCGTCGATCTACCGTTATTTTGAGAATAAACACCGGATGTTGTTGTATATCTTGAATTGGTATTGGTCCTACATGGAATACTTGGTGGTGTTTCAGTTGCAGCCTTTGGCGAATTCGAAAGCAAAATTGGAACGATTGGTCGAGTTGTTAACGCATCCATTGGAGGAGAGCGAAGGGCAATCAGATTACAATAAGCAGTATTTACACCAAATTGTCATTACCGAAAGTAGCAAAGTCTACCTCGTAAAAGAGGTCAAAGAAATCAATGAAAACGCGGTATTTAAGCCTTATAAAGACCTTTGTGCACGCATATCGGAATTGATTCAATCGCATAATTCAGCCTATGCATTTCCACATTCTTTAAGTAGTACACTAATTGAAACGGCGCATTCGCAGCTCTTTTTCAGTCAGCACCTGCCTAAATTAACGGATGCAGGGAAAGACAATAAAACGGAATTTGTCGAGCGGTATTTGACTGATTTATTGTTCAAATCTTTGCAGGCTTAA
- a CDS encoding sialate O-acetylesterase has translation MKKIFFLLLSFTAFSAVKLPSLVSNGMVLQRDMPVKIWGWANPGEKVNVTFKGKKIRAISDSKGNWACTLPATPAGGPYEITINEKSVKDVLFGDVWLCAGQSNMVINMERVKEKYPADIASANNSQIRNFFVPTAISKVDVRSDLPTSSWLPVTLENVLQMGAVSYFFAQDLYAQYRVPIGIINSSVGGTPIESWISEAGLKEFPAYVKDTTRTSAVPPAPRKSIDRGLSEKWESPSYSPKGWKRFSIPGFWEDQGLRDLNGVVWFRREIDIPEALEGQPAKLFMGRIVDADQVFVNGEQVGNITYQYPPRRYNVKNGLLKAGKNLIVIRVTNTAGKGGFVPDKQYELIVGDKTVDLQGDWNYKVGEVFPPVVEKPAPSNFTPTALYNAMIAPFTSYALKGFVWYQGETNVWKPEVYQQLLPALAKDWRTQFQQPDLPFLYVQLPGFQDRTMLPAESNMAVLRDGQLKSLSIPRSGMAVTLDLGEWNDIHPLTKKPIGERLALAARKLAYGENIVSSGPIYESNQIEGNRIRIRFRETGSRLSINKKDEDELTYFAIAGKDKKFVWAKAIIERNTVVVWSDEVPEPVYVRYGWADNPEGANLINAEGLPASPFRTDN, from the coding sequence ATGAAAAAAATCTTCTTCCTTCTACTCAGCTTTACAGCTTTTTCAGCTGTCAAACTGCCCTCTTTAGTCAGCAACGGAATGGTGTTGCAACGCGACATGCCAGTGAAAATTTGGGGCTGGGCGAACCCTGGAGAGAAAGTTAACGTGACTTTTAAAGGAAAAAAGATACGTGCTATTAGTGATTCCAAAGGAAACTGGGCTTGTACCCTGCCCGCAACGCCTGCTGGCGGTCCCTATGAAATTACGATCAACGAAAAGTCGGTGAAAGATGTCCTTTTCGGAGATGTTTGGCTATGCGCTGGACAGTCCAATATGGTCATCAATATGGAGCGAGTGAAAGAGAAATATCCGGCAGATATTGCTTCCGCAAATAACTCACAGATTCGAAATTTCTTCGTTCCCACCGCCATCTCAAAGGTCGACGTTCGCTCCGATTTACCGACTAGCTCTTGGCTTCCGGTTACACTAGAAAACGTATTACAAATGGGTGCCGTTTCGTATTTCTTTGCACAGGATTTGTATGCCCAATACCGCGTGCCTATCGGAATTATTAATTCCAGTGTAGGCGGAACCCCCATCGAATCTTGGATTAGTGAAGCGGGTTTAAAAGAATTTCCGGCTTATGTGAAAGACACCACTCGTACGAGCGCGGTGCCGCCTGCTCCTAGAAAATCCATTGACCGTGGCTTAAGTGAAAAGTGGGAAAGCCCTAGCTATTCACCCAAAGGTTGGAAGCGCTTTTCGATCCCTGGTTTTTGGGAAGATCAAGGTTTAAGAGATTTGAACGGTGTGGTTTGGTTCAGAAGAGAAATCGATATTCCTGAGGCGTTAGAGGGTCAGCCTGCCAAACTATTTATGGGCCGCATCGTGGATGCAGACCAGGTATTTGTGAACGGAGAACAAGTGGGAAATATCACCTATCAATACCCGCCTCGCAGATATAACGTCAAAAATGGCCTACTGAAAGCAGGTAAAAACCTGATTGTCATTCGCGTCACCAACACGGCTGGGAAAGGCGGCTTTGTCCCTGATAAACAATATGAGCTGATTGTGGGCGATAAAACAGTCGATTTGCAAGGGGATTGGAATTACAAAGTGGGCGAGGTGTTCCCGCCGGTGGTTGAGAAGCCCGCTCCCTCTAATTTCACACCTACTGCGTTATACAACGCCATGATCGCACCTTTTACCTCCTATGCTTTGAAGGGATTTGTGTGGTACCAGGGCGAAACCAATGTGTGGAAACCGGAGGTATATCAACAGTTGTTGCCGGCCTTAGCCAAAGACTGGCGGACACAATTCCAGCAGCCTGACCTTCCCTTTTTATATGTGCAATTACCCGGCTTCCAAGACCGGACAATGCTCCCAGCAGAAAGTAATATGGCCGTTCTACGCGATGGACAATTAAAGAGTTTATCGATTCCGCGCAGTGGCATGGCGGTGACTTTGGACCTAGGCGAGTGGAATGACATTCACCCGTTGACCAAAAAACCGATCGGCGAACGCCTTGCGTTAGCCGCCCGCAAACTGGCCTACGGAGAGAACATCGTTTCATCCGGACCCATCTATGAATCAAACCAAATCGAAGGAAACCGCATCCGTATTCGCTTCCGTGAAACGGGAAGTAGACTCTCCATCAATAAAAAGGACGAAGATGAATTGACCTATTTTGCGATCGCAGGAAAGGACAAGAAATTCGTGTGGGCTAAAGCGATCATTGAACGAAACACGGTGGTGGTTTGGAGCGATGAAGTGCCAGAGCCTGTTTACGTTCGCTATGGCTGGGCGGATAATCCGGAGGGGGCTAATTTAATCAATGCGGAGGGCTTGCCGGCATCACCATTTAGGACGGATAATTAA